The Merismopedia glauca CCAP 1448/3 genomic interval GCTCAATTACCGCCAACCCCATTAGAACATTGCGAGGGGTTAGAGCAATTGCGAGTCTTAGAACACGGGTATAAGATTAGAGTCTGTTACTCTTCAATGTCAGTGGTTGAAGTCAATACACCGGAAGATTTAGCCGTCGCTCAATTATTAGTTGAACAGGAAGTCAGAAGTCATTCGTAGAGACGTAGCAGTGCTACGTCTCTACAGAAGTCAGAAGTAACTAGGGACAATTAAACATGAAACAAACGCAAATAACCGATACGTTGATAATTGGCGATCGCTCTCCTCTAGCTTTAATTGCTGGACCTTGTGTCATTGAATCATCCGATTTTACCTTAAAGATGGCAGAAGAAATCCGTAAAGTCTGCGATCGCCTCCAGATCCCGTTCATTTTCAAATCTTCCTTCGATAAAGCCAATCGCACCTCTGTTGAATCCTTTCGAGGACAAAATCTGGAGGAGGGTTTGGGAATCTTACAACGAGTCAAAGATGAAATCGGGGTTCCGATTCTGACAGACATCCATGAAAGCAGTCAAGCCAAGATTGTAGCTGAGGTAGTCGATGTCTTGCAAATCCCCGCCTTTCTCTGCCGCCAAACAGACTTACTTTTAGCAGCAGCAGCCACAGGAAGAACAGTTAACGTTAAAAAAGGTCAATTTCTGGCTCCTTGGGACATGAAAAATGTCGTCAGCAAGTTAGAATCTGGGGGTGCGAAAAACATTCTCCTGACAGAACGGGGAACCAGTTTTGGTTACAATACTTTGGTGGTCGATTTTCGCTCGTTGCCTCAGATGCGAGAGTTGGGTTATCCCGTCGTCTTTGATGCCACTCACAGCGTCCAAATGCCAGGAGGACAAGGCACTAAATCGGGAGGACAGCGACAGTTTGTGCCGTATTTAGCGAGAGCAGCCGCAGCAATTGGGATTGATGCTTTATTTATGGAAGTTCATGAAAATCCCGATCTGGCGCTGAGTGACGGACCAAATATGATACCTCTAGCTCAGTTGGAAAATGTGCTGAAACAGGTTTTGAGCGTCCGCAACGGGTTAGAAATTGCGCCTGTGGTTGAATTGTAATGGGAAAAGTTTCTCAGAAAAAACTGCGATCGCTCCTAGCTCAAGTCAAGTTATTAGCTTTGGATGTCGATGGAGTCCTTACCGATGCAGGACTTTACTACAGCGATAGTGGCGAAGAATTGAAGAAATTTAATGCCAAAGATGGGATGGGATTAAAATTACTCATGGAAGCTGGGATTGAAGTTGCGATCGTCACAGCTAGTTCCTCGACAGCAACTATACACCGAGCTAAAAAATTGGGCATTGTTCATGCTTTTATTGGGGTAGAAGATAAGTTAGCGACTCTCAAACAACTCTGCGAGCAATTAAATATTTCTCTCTCACAAGTTGCTTATGTAGGAGATGATGTTAACGATTTACCAATTATGGAAGTGGTAGGTTGTCCGATGACAGTAGCTGATGCAATCGAGGAGAATCAGAAACAGGCTATTTATGTGAGTAAAATAGGTGGAGGACAGGGAGCAGTAAGAGAGATCTGCGATCGCATTATTAAAGCTTATTCTCAATCAAATAATTCATGACCAATAATTTCTTGATCGCACGAGTCGCCAGATTTATCCGTGGAATCAATCCAAAATCTAAATGCTAAAATCGGATGACAGTTGAAAGTCCAATTCAGATATTTGTAGGTACTGAAAAAGAGCAATTACTTGCTTTAAAAGTGCTGGAATATTCTATTCATAAGCATTCTACTTTACCTGTTCAAGTTACTCCTTTATTTGCTGCAATTGAACAAATAGGTATAAATATTCCAGTCATTAAGGACAAACAAAAACAACCTAGAACACCATTTAGTTTTCAAAGATTTACCATACCTGAATTAAAATCTTATCGTGGAAGAGCCATTTATTTGGACTCCGATATGCAAGTTTTTCAAGATATTAAAGAACTCTGGTTATGGAATTTTGATGGTGCAGATATTCTCTCGGTGTACGAACCAGAATCTTCTCAGCGATCGTCGCAATTTAGCGTGATGGTTTTAAACTGCGAACAACTAACCTGGAAAATAGAAGACTTAATTGAAGATTTAAATCGAGGAAAATGGACTTACGAACAGTTAATGTTTGAACTCGCACCAGCCAAAAAAATCTCTCAAGTTTTGCCAAGCGAATGGAACGATCTAGAGCGTTATCAACCAGGAAAAACGGCTCTCACCCATTATACTGATATGCCTAATCAACCTTGGCTCAATGTTTCTAATCCCCTGGGTTGGCTTTGGTGTCAAGAATTATTTGCCGCAATTCAAGATAAGATTATTAGTCTAAAATTTGTGGAAGAACAGGTGAAAAAAGGATGGGTTAGACCTTCTCTAATTTATCAATTAAAACATGAAATTATCGATCCGCTTTCTCTCTCCAAAGAAGTTATCAAACGTGATGAACGTCTATTCACTCCACCTCACGCTTGGAGAAAACCTATTAAGTTCTTGATGGAGCAATCGTATTTACCTGAAAGGATTAAGCGTATAATTTATCGGCTTTATGCTGAAGCTAGATATGTTTATCAGCAAAGATAGAGCGAATTAAAAATGTGTTGTACTTTCTAACTGTTAACTATTATTCAACTGAACTGATCCAAAAATTACTCGATTCAATTGATGGCGATCGCTCTAATTATCAATTTGTTATTGTCAACAATTCACCCGACGATAGAACTATAAAAAACTTAAAACATCAATCAGTTGTAGTCTTAGAATCTGAAACTAATTTAGGTTTTGCTAACGCTTGTAATTTAGGATTAAATTGGATTTATCAAGAAAATGCTCAAGCTTTAGTCTGGATTATTAACCCTGATACTTATCTCAAACCTAATAGTTTAGAAAGTGTTTTTGCCTTCTTTAAAACCTATCCCAAGCTTTCTTTAGTCGGGACTCTAATTTATACGCCAACTGACGATATTTGGTTTGCTGGTGGACGATTCATACCCTATATAGGTGCTATTTTTAGTACCAATTTCCTGGGTTCCAATCCGCCTTTTCCCTATGTTTCTTGTGACTGGGTAAGTGGATGTAGTCTCCTTATCAATTTATGTCATTTTCAGAGTTGTCCGCAGTTCGATGCTGACTATTTTCTTTACTATGAAGACTTTGATTTTTGTCGTCGTTGCGCTAGTCAAGGACATCAAATTGTTATTACCAATCGATTAGCTATTATTCATCAACCTTCCTCAATCACTAACCGTAACATTAGGGTAAAGCTAAAGCACAGTACTTATAGTTATCTACTAACACTAGAAAGATATACTAACCCATTAGTTTTTTGGGTGCGATTCCTACGTCTTTTTTTCTATACATTGATTCTTTTACCAATTAAAACTCAAGCTTCATTGGGTAAACTAACTGGTATTACAGATTATTTAACCCGAAATTCTGTTGCCCAAAAAAGCTAAAATCAGAAAAACCCAAGTCACTTCAAATTCTTGTCACACCTTCTAGTTAATCTATCTTTTCTTCTATCTCAACCTACTGGCATATCAACTTATGCTCTCAATCTGCTTGATTCTTTACACAAGCTGCAACCTACACTACTAAGTCCCCATTTTTGGGAGGGATTTCAACATTATACTATCCCATCAAACTTAACGCCAGAACAAGGTAGTAAAGGTCATTTACAACGTCTTATATGGACTCAATTTGAGTTACCCCAAATTTATCAAAATCTGCAAGCAAACCTGTTATTTTCTCCCGTACCAGAAGCTCCAATTTACACCAATTGTCGCTATATAGTGACAGTTCACGATCTGATTCCCTTGCGCTTTCCTAGATTTTCACCATTAACGTATTACAGTCGATATTATATTCCAACTATTTTAAATCGAGCAGAATGTATTATTTGTAATTCCCAAGCAACAGCTAAAGATATTACAGATTTTTACCACATTAATCCTCATAAAATTGCCCCGATTCTTTTAGCATACGATCGCTCTCATTTCTATCCCCTCAATCTACCAAAAAATTCAATCAACCGTCCTTATTTTCTGTATTTAGGTAGACAAGATAGTTACAAAAACATTCACAGATTAATTGCTGCTTTTGCAACATTACCTAATTGTCAAGATTACGAACTTTGGATTGCGGGATCGACAGATAAACGCTATACTCCTGCTTTAAAAAAACAAATTGTAGAACTGGAAATTGTAGAACAAGTTAAGTTTCTTGAGTATGTTCCCTATGAGGAATTACCCAAGTTAATTAACCAAGCGTTAGCTTTTGTTTTTCCTAGTTTGTGGGAAGGATTTGGTTTACCTGTATTAGAAGCAATGGGTTGCGGAACTCCAGTTATTACTTCTAATATATCTTCGTTACCAGAAGTAGCTGGAGATGCGGGGATTTTAGTGAATCCTTATAGTGTAGAAGAGATAGCCGATGGGATGAAGGCTGTAGCTGAAGATGGACAATTGCGATCGCATCTCAGTCAAGCTGGTATCATAAGAGCAAGTCACTTTAGTTGGTCAAAAACTGGTGCGGAAACTGTAGAAGTATTAAAAAGGTTTCTGTAGCTACTTTCATGGTTTATCAGCTTGAATTTGATCCCTACCAAAAAGAGTTTAAGCAACCACTTAATACTAATCATGGCATTTGGCAACTAAGAGAAGGGATCGTCATTAAATTAATCAATCAAACCGAAAAGATAGGATATGGTGAAATTGCACCTATACCTTGGTTCGGTTCTGAAACTTTACAGCAAGCTATCGATTTTTGCCAGAAGTTAGATCGTCAAATAAGCGATGAATTAATCTTATCTATACCTGATGATTTACCTGCTTGTCAGTTTGGGTTTGAATCGGCTAGAGAAGATTTTAAAAACTGCCAAAATGTAGAAATATCTAATTCTCAATTAGCAGGATTATTACCAACAGGAATATCTGCTTTATCTACTTGGGAAAAACTTTGGAATCAAGGATATCGTACCCTTAAATGGAAAATAGGTGTAGCCGATATCAAAGAGGAATTAGACATATTTCAAAAGTTGATTCAAGTTATCCCATTTGAAGCTAAATTAAGATTAGATGCTAATGGTGGACTTAATTATCGACAAGCTAAGACTTGGTTAGAAACTGTGAGGGGAACTAATGTAGAATTTCTCGAACAACCTTTGCCAGTAAATGAATTTGATGCCATGCTAGAGTTGAGTAAAATATATGAAACTCCTATAGCCTTGGATGAATCTGTCGCTAATATTAGAGAATTGAAAAAGTGTTACAATTTAGGTTGGCGGGGTGTGTTTGTAATTAAACCTGCGATCGCTGGTTCTCCTCAGAAGTTACGTCACTTTTGCAGAACTAATCAAATTGATGCGGTTTTCTCTTCAGTCTTTGAAACTTCTGTGGGTAGAAAAGCTGCTTTAAAGTTAGCTAGTGAATTATCTAATCCTCAGCGCGCTTTGGGTTTTGGGGTAAATCATTGGTTTAATTAAGGAAGAAGGAAGAAGGACTGTAGGTTGGGTTGACGATAGGAAACCCAACAAATGAAGTCAGAAGTCAGAAGTGCCAAGAAACAAAATTAAAATTGTTTGTTGAGAGTCGGGGATTAACATTTTTTTAGAAAAGCTATGGAATCGGCTTTATTTTATCTTGAAAAACGAGCTAGTGAACCTTGGATAATTGGTGAGAATAGCGATCGCTTTTTCGATTATACTCAACAAGCTTTAGCGGAAATTAATACTTTTTTACAGGGAGGTATATTACCAAAGATATTAATTGCAGAAGCAGATCCAATTAGGTTTGTAGCTGATTTTTTGGTGGCGATCGCATCTGAATGTCCAGTTTTTTTAGGTAATTATCAATGGGGTCAAAATGAATGGGGACAAGTATTAAATTTAGTTCAGCCTAACTTGGTTTGGGGTTTAGATTATCAAATTGAATCTCAAGATTATTCAGGTAAGTTTTGGCGAAACGACATTATGATTCCCACTGGTGGATCGTCTGGAAATATTCGTTTTGCTATTCACACTTGGCAAACCTTAACTGCATCTGTCAGTGGATTTTGTAAATATTTTGAAACTGATATAGTTAACTCTTTTTGTATTTTACCTGTATGTCATGTCAGTGGATTAATGCAATTTATCCGTTCTTTAGTGACTGGGGGTAGATTAGTTATTTCTCCATTTAAACAACTGGATTTTAACAAGTTTAATTACTTAAATTTCGACAATTTTTTCATCTCTCTAGTTCCTAGCCAGTTAGAAAAAATATTGTCTACAGAACCTCAATATTTATCTAGGTTTAAAAATGTTTTATTGGGTGGTGCGCCAGCATGGGAAGAATTACTAGAAAAAGCCAGAAATACTCAAATTAGATTAGCACCTACTTATGGAATGACGGAAACCGCTTCCCAAATCGTGACTTTGAAGCCAGAAGACTTTCTGAAGGGTAATTCTAGTAGTGGTAAAGTTTTACCTCATGCTGAAGTATTAATCGAGAATCAAGTAGTTAAAATTCAAGCCAAATCTTTATATTTAGGTTACTATCCAAATCGCGGAAAAACTGAAGATATAACTTTTAAAACAGACGATCTAGGTTATTTCGATGACCAAGGTTATTTACACATTTTAGGACGCAACAGCCACAAAATAATTACGGGTGGTGAAAATGTTTTTCCCTCTGCAGTTGAAGCTGTAATTAGAAGTACTAATCTGGTTCAAGATGTGTGTGTAATTGGTTTAGAAGATACTTACTGGGGACAAGTAGTGACGGCAGTTTATGTACCAATCAATGAAGGGGTAAAAAGTCAAGCTATCGCCTCTCTTATTTCTCCGCAAATCGCTAAATTTAAACAGCCTAAATACTGGATTTCGGTCACATCTATTTCTCGAAATATTCAAGGAAAAGTGAATCAACAGGAATTACTGAATATGGCTACTAATTGGCTGCAACAGAATTTATCCAATCTATCATAGTTGAAGTTAATGGCTGTTTCTTTCTGGCTGTGGCATTAATACAAACGTGTCTAGTTAAAGCTTTAGCTAAAGCAATTTTTTCCGATCCAGATTCAATTGCGTAAGTAATTTCAAAACTAGCATCATCAATAATTTGAGGATGAAGAGAAATGACAATGCGATCGCCACAATACATGGGGCGTTTAAAATCAACACTAGCGTGAACTATCGGATAAGCCACTTCAGGATAACTGAAAAAACTTTTCAGATCGATCCCAAAACTTGTCAACGACTCCTCATAAACCTCATGACAAATAGACAAAACATTAGCAAAATAAACTACCCCAGCAGCATCAGTATCAGAAAAACGGATAGTTCTGGTAAATGAAAAAGCCATAGTTAAGGAAGAAGGAAGAAGGAAGAAGGAAGAAGGAAGAAGGAAGAAGGAAGAAGGAAGAAGGAAGAGGGAAGAGGGAAGAGGGAAGAAGGGGAAACAAATATAGAATTTAAATCCGGCGCAGCTTATAATGAGTTCAATTTTAAGGGTTGAATTTAGCCATTTTATGGTTAAATCCTGGTTATAACAATCAAATAAAATTCTATGCTCTGGTCTTTTAAAAACCCCAGTCTTGTCAGCTTTTTTTTACTATTCCCTATAATCTTAATCCCTGGGATCTGTTCCAGTGAAGCTAGTTTGGCTCATAATTCTCTTACCCCACAAGATCGAGTCAATCTATCTGAAGTCTTGAGTCAGAACCCACCCAATTCTAACAGCGATCGCGAAGCATCTCCTACAGAGGATCGCTTCTTACAACCAATCCCCACTCCCTCACCCCTACCTACAGAAACTCCAGTTTTACCCACACCTACCCCAGAACCATCAACTCCACCAGCAGCAGATACTAACATTCAGGTGCAGAAAGTAGAAATAAAAGGTAGCAGCATATTTACTGAAGCTGACTTTAAGCCAATTACTCAGAAAGTTGAGGGACAAACCGTTAGTTTAGACCAATTGACAGAAGTTGCCAATCAAATTACTCAATTATATCTAAATCGGGGTTTCCTCACCTCCAGAGCGTTGATTGCACCGCAGGCGATCGCCAATGGGGTAGTTCAAATTAATATTATTGAAGGTAGCCTGGAAAAGATTCAAATCGACGGTACAAACCGACTCAATCCTGGCTATATTCGTTCTCGGATTAATTTGGTGGCGGGAACGCCATTGAATATTGGCAAATTAGAAGAGCAGCTACGGCTATTAAGATCAGATCCACTATTTACTAACGTAGAAGCCAGCTTACGCGCTGGGAGTGCTGTCGGTAAAAGTATTTTAATTGTCCGCGTCAGTGAAGCCAAGAATCTGGATATCAACCTCAGTTTCGATAACTACTCTCCTCCCAGCGTCGGTAGCGAAAGATTGGGTACGAGTCTGACATTTCGGAATCTGAGTGGGATTGGTGACGAACTATATGGATCTTATCGCTGGACGACCACAGGTGGGGCTGACGTTTTTGACTTTAGCTATCGAGTTCCCGTCAACGCCATGAATGGCACCCTGCAATTAAGGGCTGCACCCAATTCCAATCGTATCACCCAAGAGCCTTTTAATGCCCTGGGAATCAACGGAAACTCCCAATTATATGAAATCAGCTATCGACAGCCTTTAGTCCGCACTCTACGGGAAGAATTCGCCCTATCCTTGGGTTTAACCCATCAACAAGGACAAACCTTTACCTTTGCAGGTCCCACTCCATTTAGTATCGGACCAGATGCTGATGGGGTGAGTCGCACTACTGTGATTAAATTTGGGCAAGATTACGTCAAACGCGACCCTAAAGGGGCATGGGCAGTGCGATCGCTCTTCAATATCGGCACTGGCTGGTTCGACGCTACCAATAATGCTGATCCCATTCCCGATGGGCATTTTTTCAGTTGGTTGGGTCAAATCCAACGGGTACAAGTCTTAAATGAGGATAATTTCTTAATTGCTCAAGCTGAAATCCAGTTTACTCCCGATTCCCTGTTACCCTCAGAACAGTTTGTCATAGGTGGAGGTCAATCCGTGCGGGGTTACAGACAAAACGCCCGCGCCGGAGATAACGGCTTCAGATTCTCTCTAGAAGACCGAATTACCCTAGCTAGAGACGAAGCTGGAGTCTCAACCTTAATTTTGGCTCCATTTGTCGATTTGGGATACGTCTGGAACCAATCTGACAACCCCAACATCTTGCAAGATCAAAAATTCTTAGCTGGCTTAGGTTTGGGAGTTATGTGGGAACCCATACCCAACCTCAACCTACGCCTAGATTACGGTTTACCCCTAGTAAATTTGAGCGATCGCGGCGACAATATCCAAGATGATGGACTCTACTTCAGCCTGAACTATAGACTGCGATTATGAGAGGATTGGGGGCTCAGAGGCTGAGGGGATGGGGAGAAAAGATAGCTACGATCTGACTGTATTCCCTCTGCTCCTCTGCTCCTCTGCTCCTCTGCTCCTCCGCTCCTCCGCTCCTCTGCTCCTCTGCTCCTCTGCTCCTCCGCTCCTCTACTCCTCCGCTCCCTAGACAAATTATCGTCCCATCTTCCGTTTCATCTCTTGGAGTTCCATTTCCGTTTCCCAACGACTAAATTTGCGATCTAAATCGTCTCCCTTTTCTGGCGGTGGAGTCGTCACGTTTTGTCCCCAAGTCTTAGTTTCCCAATTATCAGCTTGAGTTTTTGCCTGTTGAGATTGAGCCGCAGCCGCTTGAGTGGCTAATTCTTGCCGCTTAATCTGAATTTGTCGCTGTAATTCTTTCGCTTTTTCCATCTGCTGCTTGATACCTTGCATTTTGCCCCAAAGTTGGTTACCTTGACGCAATAGTGCAGCTTCCCGTTCTTGAGCAGCTTGTGCCAAATCTTTTCTACCTGCGGCGTTGGCTTTATCAATCCGTTGATGCCAATGTTTGATTTGTTCGGCTGTCTCCAAAATTTCGTCTTGCGATCGCTTTTCTTGACCTTGCAAGTCGATAATCAGCCTCAAACTTTCCTTCTCTTGCTGGCGCAACTGTTCTTCTAAAACTTGTAACTCTAGATGGGGATTATTCCGTGCAAACTCTTCAATACGCTCTTCTAAAAACTGATTGATATCTTCAAATAATCCCACTGCTACATACTCCCAACTCGCAGATCCCTAAATTTATGTTAACGCGACTCAGGATGTTAGACCGCTTACTGCTATTCCAAATCTTCTTCAGTAAGTTCAGCGTCTTTCATGATGCTTCTCAAAGTCCCTTTCGGCAAATCCCGATTGCTGTGAACCGGAATGGAGAGGATAACCTCAACATTCTCTTTTGCATAAATGTGATGGCTACCAGTAATTCGTTTTAGCTCCCAGCCATACCGTTCCACAATCTTGCAAAGTGCCTTACCAGAAAGGGCTTTCATAAAGATAGCTCAACAAATTGTTTCTCTGGTTCAAGCTCTTGTCGTTCACTGGCAACATCCAACCAACCTTGAACAGCATCTTGCAGCATCTCTAACAGATGATCGTAGCTGTCCCCCCAAGTATGGCATCCTGGTAGAGCAGGTACAGAACCACACCAAACGTCGTCCTCCTGCCAAATAATGGCTTTGATTTTCATGATTGATGCTTAAAATATTGGGCTATCTACATTTTAGGAGATCTGGTACATGTTTTCACATCATAGATCGCTGGGAGTTCTCCACAAACTGTTTTCTACATTCCTTACAGCGATAGCATTGCTTTCCCCTGCGATACCCGTTTTTAGATAATTGCTCCGATTGACAATGAGGACATTTCATTACTTTCATTACATTTCCCAATCGAGCATCTCCCACATGGGGTTCTAAATACGACACTAGCAAGTCCTCAATTTGCCCACTTAGTTGCTGGCGATGTTGCAGATTGGAAGTGCGAAGTGCCGATAACATGACAGCATTGATGCTATGAACGCAAACTTCTGCTAACAGGCTGCTATGTGCCTGACTCAAAGCTGGATTGCGCTCTTTTAAGATACTTGCCAAAAAGTTAATCGCTTCTTGCGTCATGCTTTCATCAATCGATTGAAACATCTCGCGCGCCGTATAAAACTGCACGAATATCACCCGCGAGACTGGATGCTCGAATAATTCTGCCACAGCAGAGGCGATCGCGTTTATCATTTGCCGAAGCGGTAACTGAACAATTTCTGGAGTGTTCGTCTCCGCCCAAAATGCCTTAACCCGCTCTACATGGCGTAACTCCATTGCCTGAAAAATAGCTGCTTTATCGGGAAAAAACTGATAAAGAGAGCCAATAGCCGTTCCGGCTTTCGCTGCAATCTTATGGGTGCTAGCTGCTTCATAACCCACCTCGTCAAACACTGCTGCTGCTGCATCCAAGATTTTGTCTACCCGTTCTCTACCTCTTTGCTGTTTGGGTTGACGGCGCAGACCGCTTGACGAATGCGAATGTTTTGTCATATTCTAGAAACGCGACGAATCTCTCACAATTTTATCTTTTTTAGAGTGGAGAACATTATGAAATCCATGCTTCTCGGCGCGCCCTGGTTGCTGGCACATAAGTCGATGCTCAAAGTTAACCAACCCCAGAAAATATCTTTGTACGGTGCTGACTATGTGATGTGGAAAGATGCTGCTGGAGTTATCCATAGCCTACCCAACGCCTGTCCCCATATGGGTGCGATGCTCTCGGAAGGATGGTGCGAAACCGAAAGCGATGGTACTAGCGCTGTAGTTTGCCCGTTTCATGCTTTGAAGTTTGATGCCCAAGGTTGCACTGTTTTACCAGGATCTAGCCAGAAAACCTTACCTCAACTCAAACCCCTAGAGCTAATTATTCAAGGAGATTTTATCTGGTCTTACGGCGGATGCGAGCCAAAAGTCCCCATTCCCACCGTACTCAACGATATCGCCCAAAATTACTACTTTGTCGGGCATACAGCCGATTGCAGCATCGAGACAGATTTGCTAAGTATGCTGCTGAATATGCACGACTACAATCACCAAAACGGCACTCACCGAGACTTATTTCGGATTACTGAAGTGGAATTCCATCAATTTATCGATGACGGGCATCAGTCTCATGCGTTCTATGATATGCCCACAGCCCCTTACAGCTTGGCAGAAAAGCTGAGGAAACCAGATTTGATGCTGCTGCCTCACAATATTAAAGCGCATTTGGAAAATCACTTCCCATCGCTGGTGATTTTTCATGGAGAAATGCCGTTGGGTAAAGCAGTGCAGTGTCATCTATTCGTCCCAGAAGCTGAGAATCGGACGCGGACTTACATTTTGCTATTCGGGCAAGCTAAGCATCCTATCTTTAAGCTGTTAGGTAACGTATATCTCAACTTTGGTCAGGTCGTAGTAGACCAAGATGCTGATATTCTGGGGAAAATTTATCCAGATACCCCTCAAAAAATTAAGCTCAACAATGAAGTGGGGATGGATTGGGTACGGCGCAATTTTGAAAGCTTCCCTAATGTAGTTTCACCTAACCTGTCAAAGTGAATTTCGGATAGACGATCGCAATTCATTCTAATAACCTGCTACATGACCAATTTCATCCGGTTTGAGATTTTCATGGATGACGACACCATCTTTAAACCAGACAATGCGCTTAGTTAATCTGGCGACATCTGGCTCGTGAGTGACCATGACGATGGTAATTCCAGTATCATTAAGTTCTTGAAAGATTTTCAAAACTTCCTGAGTTGTGTGAGAATCTAAAGCACCAGTTGGTTCATCTGCTAGAAGTAGTACCGGACGATTGACTATAGCTCTAGCAATTGCGACCCTTTGCTGTTGTCCTCCCGAAAGCTGGTTGGGTTTATTGGAGAGGCGTTGTTCTAAACCCACTTTAATCAATGCTTCCATAGCGCGATCGCGTCTTTCGGCATTAGACACGCTAGCATATACCATCGGTAGCATCACGTTGTCTAAAGCCGTCAGTTGAGGTAACAGATGAAATTGTTGAAACACAAATCCTAACTTCCGATTGCGGATATGAGCTAGTTCTGCATCTTCGAGTTCGGAAACGTCAACGTTATCTAAATAATATTTACCAGATGTCGGTCGATCCAAACAGCCAATAATATTCATCGCTGTTGATTTTCCAGAACCAGAAGCCCCCATAATTGAGCAATACTCGCCCGCTTTTACCGTTAAACTAACACCACCCAAGGCTTGAACTAGAGTTTCTCCAATTCCATAAATTTTGGAGATATTTTCTAGCCGAACGATCGCGTAGCCGCCAAGGAGTGGCATTGTGCTGGTAGGAGTTTCAGCAGCTAGGGGATTTTGCTCTAAAGGTGCTTCTATCTGTTGACTAGATAATGTGTCGCTATTCACAGATGCTTTAATCTTCGACTTGAGGTTTAAACTCAATTATAAGATTTTCGTAGAAGTAAATTGAACTTGGGTGAAGAGGCAAGAGCTATTAATACTATATTTTTCGCTGAAAGTTGGCAATTATTTTTGA includes:
- a CDS encoding acyl-CoA thioesterase; translation: MAFSFTRTIRFSDTDAAGVVYFANVLSICHEVYEESLTSFGIDLKSFFSYPEVAYPIVHASVDFKRPMYCGDRIVISLHPQIIDDASFEITYAIESGSEKIALAKALTRHVCINATARKKQPLTSTMIDWINSVAAN
- a CDS encoding ShlB/FhaC/HecB family hemolysin secretion/activation protein, with translation MAHNSLTPQDRVNLSEVLSQNPPNSNSDREASPTEDRFLQPIPTPSPLPTETPVLPTPTPEPSTPPAADTNIQVQKVEIKGSSIFTEADFKPITQKVEGQTVSLDQLTEVANQITQLYLNRGFLTSRALIAPQAIANGVVQINIIEGSLEKIQIDGTNRLNPGYIRSRINLVAGTPLNIGKLEEQLRLLRSDPLFTNVEASLRAGSAVGKSILIVRVSEAKNLDINLSFDNYSPPSVGSERLGTSLTFRNLSGIGDELYGSYRWTTTGGADVFDFSYRVPVNAMNGTLQLRAAPNSNRITQEPFNALGINGNSQLYEISYRQPLVRTLREEFALSLGLTHQQGQTFTFAGPTPFSIGPDADGVSRTTVIKFGQDYVKRDPKGAWAVRSLFNIGTGWFDATNNADPIPDGHFFSWLGQIQRVQVLNEDNFLIAQAEIQFTPDSLLPSEQFVIGGGQSVRGYRQNARAGDNGFRFSLEDRITLARDEAGVSTLILAPFVDLGYVWNQSDNPNILQDQKFLAGLGLGVMWEPIPNLNLRLDYGLPLVNLSDRGDNIQDDGLYFSLNYRLRL
- a CDS encoding TIGR04376 family protein, encoding MGLFEDINQFLEERIEEFARNNPHLELQVLEEQLRQQEKESLRLIIDLQGQEKRSQDEILETAEQIKHWHQRIDKANAAGRKDLAQAAQEREAALLRQGNQLWGKMQGIKQQMEKAKELQRQIQIKRQELATQAAAAQSQQAKTQADNWETKTWGQNVTTPPPEKGDDLDRKFSRWETEMELQEMKRKMGR
- a CDS encoding type II toxin-antitoxin system HicA family toxin, giving the protein MKALSGKALCKIVERYGWELKRITGSHHIYAKENVEVILSIPVHSNRDLPKGTLRSIMKDAELTEEDLE
- a CDS encoding type II toxin-antitoxin system HicB family antitoxin; translated protein: MKIKAIIWQEDDVWCGSVPALPGCHTWGDSYDHLLEMLQDAVQGWLDVASERQELEPEKQFVELSL
- a CDS encoding TetR/AcrR family transcriptional regulator; translated protein: MTKHSHSSSGLRRQPKQQRGRERVDKILDAAAAVFDEVGYEAASTHKIAAKAGTAIGSLYQFFPDKAAIFQAMELRHVERVKAFWAETNTPEIVQLPLRQMINAIASAVAELFEHPVSRVIFVQFYTAREMFQSIDESMTQEAINFLASILKERNPALSQAHSSLLAEVCVHSINAVMLSALRTSNLQHRQQLSGQIEDLLVSYLEPHVGDARLGNVMKVMKCPHCQSEQLSKNGYRRGKQCYRCKECRKQFVENSQRSMM
- a CDS encoding Rieske 2Fe-2S domain-containing protein translates to MKSMLLGAPWLLAHKSMLKVNQPQKISLYGADYVMWKDAAGVIHSLPNACPHMGAMLSEGWCETESDGTSAVVCPFHALKFDAQGCTVLPGSSQKTLPQLKPLELIIQGDFIWSYGGCEPKVPIPTVLNDIAQNYYFVGHTADCSIETDLLSMLLNMHDYNHQNGTHRDLFRITEVEFHQFIDDGHQSHAFYDMPTAPYSLAEKLRKPDLMLLPHNIKAHLENHFPSLVIFHGEMPLGKAVQCHLFVPEAENRTRTYILLFGQAKHPIFKLLGNVYLNFGQVVVDQDADILGKIYPDTPQKIKLNNEVGMDWVRRNFESFPNVVSPNLSK
- a CDS encoding ABC transporter ATP-binding protein, with amino-acid sequence MPLLGGYAIVRLENISKIYGIGETLVQALGGVSLTVKAGEYCSIMGASGSGKSTAMNIIGCLDRPTSGKYYLDNVDVSELEDAELAHIRNRKLGFVFQQFHLLPQLTALDNVMLPMVYASVSNAERRDRAMEALIKVGLEQRLSNKPNQLSGGQQQRVAIARAIVNRPVLLLADEPTGALDSHTTQEVLKIFQELNDTGITIVMVTHEPDVARLTKRIVWFKDGVVIHENLKPDEIGHVAGY